A genome region from Mycobacterium florentinum includes the following:
- a CDS encoding glycosyltransferase, which produces MRFVLASYGTRGDIEPSVAVGRELLRRGHDVQMAVSPDLVAFAEAAGLNAVAYGLDTQEWLDTYRDFWASAFHNSWKVPSLIRMWRELRESVVQSWVQMSETLTPLADGADVLFTGESFMETAANVAEYYDMPLATLHYVPIRANGQLVPILPSPLVRSAMSVSNLLTWRMTKHLEDAQRHELGLPDATRPASRRIADRGSLEIQAYDKACFPGLEAEWAKWKGQRPFVGALTLELTTDADEEVASWIAAGTPPICFGFGSMRVESPVDTVKMISAACAQLGERALVCSGWSDFGAVPHFDNVKVVGEVNYAAIFPACRAVVHHGGTGTTAAGLRAGVPTLVLSMDLVQTIWGAQITRLKVGAARRFANTNRASLVADLRQILTPECVSRAREFATRMSKPDASVASAADLLEDFAGPKRSAVSPVLRSGS; this is translated from the coding sequence ATGAGATTTGTGCTCGCAAGTTATGGAACTCGGGGGGATATAGAGCCGTCAGTCGCTGTCGGCCGCGAATTGCTGCGCCGAGGGCACGACGTGCAGATGGCCGTCTCGCCCGACCTCGTCGCCTTCGCCGAAGCGGCCGGGCTCAACGCGGTCGCCTATGGGCTCGACACACAGGAATGGCTGGATACCTACCGCGACTTCTGGGCGTCCGCCTTCCACAACTCGTGGAAAGTCCCCTCGCTGATCAGGATGTGGCGCGAACTTCGCGAATCCGTCGTCCAGAGCTGGGTGCAGATGAGCGAAACGCTGACCCCACTGGCGGACGGCGCCGATGTGCTCTTCACCGGCGAGAGCTTCATGGAAACCGCGGCCAACGTCGCGGAGTACTACGACATGCCGCTGGCCACCCTGCACTACGTCCCGATCCGGGCCAACGGTCAACTGGTCCCGATCCTGCCCTCCCCATTGGTCCGTTCGGCAATGAGCGTGTCCAACTTGCTGACATGGCGGATGACGAAGCATCTCGAGGACGCACAACGCCATGAACTGGGCCTTCCCGACGCGACGCGTCCAGCCTCGCGACGCATCGCGGATCGTGGATCGCTGGAAATCCAGGCCTATGACAAGGCTTGCTTTCCCGGTCTGGAAGCCGAATGGGCGAAATGGAAGGGGCAGCGACCCTTCGTCGGAGCGCTGACCTTGGAACTGACGACAGACGCCGACGAGGAAGTCGCGTCGTGGATTGCGGCGGGAACGCCGCCGATTTGCTTCGGCTTCGGCAGCATGCGGGTCGAGTCTCCCGTCGACACGGTCAAGATGATCAGCGCGGCATGTGCGCAACTCGGTGAGCGGGCGCTGGTGTGCTCGGGCTGGAGCGACTTCGGCGCCGTGCCACATTTCGACAACGTCAAGGTGGTCGGCGAGGTCAACTACGCGGCAATTTTTCCCGCCTGCCGCGCGGTCGTGCATCACGGCGGCACGGGCACCACGGCCGCGGGCCTGCGCGCCGGAGTTCCCACGCTGGTCCTGTCGATGGACCTCGTTCAAACGATCTGGGGAGCTCAGATCACCAGACTCAAGGTCGGTGCCGCGCGGCGGTTTGCGAACACGAACCGGGCATCATTGGTCGCCGATCTACGCCAGATCCTCACTCCGGAATGCGTGAGCCGAGCCCGAGAATTCGCCACTCGGATGAGCAAACCCGACGCGAGCGTTGCCAGTGCGGCCGATCTGCTCGAGGATTTCGCCGGCCCTAAACGATCGGCGGTCAGCCCAGTTCTGCGCTCAGGTAGCTGA
- a CDS encoding class I SAM-dependent methyltransferase: MTDRQERAMSFGSIAEDYDGLRPQAPQEAVDWLVPPGCEVAVDVGAGTGLFSRTLVDRAAQVIAVEPDARMRKVLTERSPGVRAFEGRGESIPLADATADGVFVSSAWHWMDHERALPEIGRVLRDGGRFGLIWTSRDREVDWVRDLGRLPGQDLEEVQSVDRFRQRLHFDLPEPQIFHNIEREIFRFVRTMTLEDAVAMLATYSRAIIASPEDRARTLDAARAAMEARFPGADMIDIPMRAWCWRADRVSRGAES, from the coding sequence GTGACTGATCGCCAAGAACGCGCAATGTCCTTCGGATCGATTGCCGAAGACTACGACGGACTGCGGCCCCAGGCCCCGCAGGAGGCGGTGGACTGGCTGGTGCCACCCGGTTGTGAGGTGGCCGTCGACGTCGGGGCGGGAACCGGGTTGTTCAGCCGCACCCTCGTGGACAGGGCAGCTCAAGTCATTGCGGTGGAGCCCGACGCACGAATGCGCAAGGTGCTCACGGAGCGATCCCCGGGAGTCCGCGCATTCGAGGGTCGCGGCGAGTCGATCCCGCTTGCCGACGCCACCGCCGACGGGGTGTTCGTGTCGTCGGCGTGGCACTGGATGGATCACGAACGGGCCCTTCCCGAGATCGGTCGGGTGCTGCGCGACGGCGGTCGGTTCGGCCTGATCTGGACGAGCCGCGACCGTGAGGTGGACTGGGTGCGTGACCTGGGCCGGCTGCCCGGCCAAGACCTCGAAGAGGTCCAATCGGTCGACCGCTTCCGGCAGCGCCTGCACTTCGACCTTCCCGAACCGCAGATCTTTCACAACATCGAGCGCGAGATCTTCCGGTTCGTGCGGACGATGACGCTCGAGGACGCCGTCGCGATGCTGGCGACCTACAGTCGGGCGATCATCGCCTCCCCGGAGGATCGCGCCCGAACGCTCGACGCGGCGCGCGCGGCCATGGAGGCACGCTTTCCCGGAGCCGACATGATCGACATCCCGATGCGCGCGTGGTGCTGGCGCGCCGACCGCGTTTCGCGCGGTGCCGAGTCATGA